Proteins from a genomic interval of Microbacterium phyllosphaerae:
- a CDS encoding phosphotransferase encodes MGHEYELSGGNASGPVVKVGDTVRKIWTAATPGVHALMVHVHERGVDVPSPLGRDDTARQIIEYVPGSLAIDASPLTHDELHRVGAMIRAIHDASEDFSPPADITWETAIAAPGADLVCHNDLAPWNLIVGDRWVFIDWDAAAPSTRLWDLAYAAQSFALSEVDASPARAAAGLRAFVDGYGADLELRRRLPSAMHRRAAAMLDMLTAAHEEHREPWASMFADGHGSHWAAVVDYVGTHRAVWLDALTR; translated from the coding sequence GTGGGTCACGAGTACGAGCTCTCGGGTGGCAACGCCAGCGGCCCCGTCGTCAAGGTCGGCGATACGGTCCGCAAGATCTGGACCGCTGCGACGCCCGGCGTCCATGCCCTGATGGTGCATGTGCATGAGCGTGGTGTCGATGTTCCCTCACCCCTCGGCCGGGACGACACCGCACGTCAGATCATCGAATACGTGCCCGGCTCCCTCGCCATCGATGCGTCACCCCTGACGCACGATGAACTGCACAGAGTCGGGGCGATGATCCGGGCGATCCATGATGCCAGCGAGGATTTCTCCCCTCCGGCCGACATCACGTGGGAGACGGCGATCGCTGCTCCCGGTGCGGATCTCGTGTGCCACAACGACCTCGCGCCCTGGAATCTCATTGTCGGAGACCGGTGGGTCTTCATCGACTGGGATGCCGCAGCACCGAGCACTCGTCTCTGGGATCTCGCATACGCGGCGCAGAGCTTCGCACTCTCCGAGGTTGACGCCTCCCCTGCACGTGCGGCGGCCGGTCTGCGGGCGTTCGTCGACGGCTACGGTGCCGACCTCGAGCTTCGCAGACGACTTCCCTCAGCGATGCATCGGCGTGCCGCCGCGATGCTGGACATGCTTACCGCTGCACACGAGGAACACCGCGAGCCGTGGGCATCCATGTTCGCGGATGGCCACGGCTCGCACTGGGCCGCTGTCGTCGACTATGTGGGAACGCACCGAGCCGTCTGGCTCGATGCACTGACCCGCTAG